From one Anopheles bellator chromosome 1, idAnoBellAS_SP24_06.2, whole genome shotgun sequence genomic stretch:
- the LOC131209444 gene encoding peptidoglycan-recognition protein LA-like isoform X2 yields the protein MPESVAAALTRIHPRYNNFQQHNSMPAGPQTLGARYEQSANNPGVPVSPQNNMAPSSGGTSGGVQPAATSVINLSNSSDVVIGPMTHYQYQGAVTIYQYMDATVEASRIATGRNNQNRSLPSTVPSTLRQERYFIYGALIFFAIIGFSSAIYVIINQTRTANDLTPSQDINFDRNYDSRTIPTLGNSHMIIDRRNWGSQDDVSASVQLKRPISYVIVTHIGVSSKACTDVYQCSNKLRILQDAAIGERHLPDLPSNFYIGGDGNVYVGRGWRIANSYHNRTLSVCFMGDYNRYDVNDSQISALQHLLTYGVVQNSLATDYKLVGRQQTKNTTSPGSLLYAKIVRLSRWDPCGTQGYSHCGAELGYPAVWDEERLLNKRNGITIHMVGTRKTTEEE from the exons ATGCCGGAATCGGTGGCGGCTGCTCTAACGCGCATACATCCGCGGTACAACAACTTCCAGCAGCACAATTCCATGCCTGCTGGTCCGCAGACACTTGGGGCAAGGTACGAGCAAAGCGCAAACAATCCGGGCGTACCGGTGAGCCCTCAGAATAATATGGCGCCAAGCAGCGGTGGAACTTCCGGTGGCGTACAACCGGCAGCTACGAGCGTGATCAACTTATCGAACTCTAGCGACGTAGTAATTGGTCCCATGACACACTACCAGTACCAAGGTGCCGTTACCATCTACCAGTATATGGATGCAACCGTGGAAGCCAGTAGAATTGCAA CTGGCCGCAACAACCAGAACCGGAGCTTACCTTCGACGGTACCATCCACTCTGCGCCAGGAACGTTACTTCATCTACGGGGccctgattttttttgccatcattGGATTCTCGTCGGCAATTTATGTCATTATCAATCAGACGCGCACGGCTAATGACCTGACGCCATCGCAAGACATTAACTTCGATCGTAACTATGATTCGCGAACCA TACCGACCCTTGGAAACAGTCACATGATCATCGACCGCCGAAACTGGGGTTCCCAGGATGATGTTTCCGCATCCGTTCAACTTAAACGACCCATTTCGTATGTTATCGTAACTCACATTGGCGTTAGTTCGAAGGCGTGCACAGACGTGTACCAGTGCTCAAACAAGTTACGAATCCTGCAGGATGCGGCCATCGGCGAAAGACATCTACCAGACCTGCCGAGCAACTTCTAT ATCGGGGGCGATGGAAACGTTTACGTTGGACGCGGTTGGAGGATAGCTAACTCGTACCACAATCGTACACTATCGGTTTGCTTTATGGGAGACTACAATCGCTACGACGTCAATGATTCTCAGATTTCTGCCCTGCAACACTTGCTCACTTACGGTGTCGTACAGAATTCCCTCGCTACAGACTACAAACTCGTGGGACGCCAGCAG ACAAAGAACACAACGAGCCCGGGAAGTTTACTGTACGCCAAAATTGTACGCCTGTCTCGCTGGGATCCGTGTGGCACTCAAGGATATTCTCACTGTGGAGCTGAACTGGGATATCCCGCTGTTTGGGACGAAGAAAGGCTCCTTaataaacggaacggaatcacAATTCACATGGTCGGCACCCGAAAAACAACTGAAGAGGAATGA
- the LOC131215421 gene encoding uncharacterized protein LOC131215421: METAENRVGANRKQQNKQQVGKNLSVSFQKFSAERPEEILKAHVDECPTALAQYVNDFAFRSEKCALERLENSPEFLQCASWSVCLDSFGFRETCNNELPLALKSIAFTEPFPKPEHVNGVNFQMLYLNLACMMMGQPIRGMNASTRKVLKDVYEQTVLKISQTDHNEDITLLHEKLKTMAPPQKSKRKLPITKDLKTFFADPNINPFKIPMEKIVKKDGTISK; encoded by the exons ATGGAAACAGCGGAAAACCGCGTCGGTGCGAATCgcaagcagcaaaacaaacagcaagtTGGCAAAAATCTGAGTGTTTCATTTCAGAAGTTTAGTGCAGAGCGCCCCGAAGAGATTCTTAAAGCGCACGTAGACGAATGTCCTACAGCGTTGGCTCAATATGTGAACGACTTTGCGTTTCGCTCCGAAAAGTGTGCCTTGGAGAGGTTGGAAAACAGCCCAGAATTTTTACAGTGTGCCTCATGGAGCGTTTGTTTAGACTCTTTTGGGTTTCGTGAAACTTGCAATAACGAGCTACCGTTGGCACTCAAATCGATAGCATTTACTGAACCGTTTCCGAAACCCGAGCATGTTAACGGAGTAAACTTTCAGATGCTCTACCTCAACTTGGCATGCATGATGATGGGTCAGCCTATAAGGGGTATGAATGCGTCGACAAGAAAGGTGTTGAAAGACGTTTATGAG CAAACGGTCCTCAAAATATCGCAAACGGATCACAACGAAGACATAACCTTACTGcacgaaaaattgaaaacaatggcTCCTCCacagaaatcgaaacgaaaattgcCGATAACGAAAGACTTGAAAACGTTTTTCGCTGATCCAAACATAAATCCCTTTAAAATTCCCATGGAGAAGATAGTGAAAAAGGATGGAACAATTTCGAAATGA
- the LOC131209444 gene encoding peptidoglycan-recognition protein LA-like isoform X1, which produces MKLLLKIHNKERNQSSPVSTAANLFQRKRKYYHRRTSKSSSSLVPVSQTGTPATHSAPSSSFPSAPVTSSAGVPSSRAVSSETNESSSIGIASSSTIYGGNYTTSVQCSTDRWPLLQRNIQSSSCSFASNSRSGRNNQNRSLPSTVPSTLRQERYFIYGALIFFAIIGFSSAIYVIINQTRTANDLTPSQDINFDRNYDSRTIPTLGNSHMIIDRRNWGSQDDVSASVQLKRPISYVIVTHIGVSSKACTDVYQCSNKLRILQDAAIGERHLPDLPSNFYIGGDGNVYVGRGWRIANSYHNRTLSVCFMGDYNRYDVNDSQISALQHLLTYGVVQNSLATDYKLVGRQQTKNTTSPGSLLYAKIVRLSRWDPCGTQGYSHCGAELGYPAVWDEERLLNKRNGITIHMVGTRKTTEEE; this is translated from the exons ATGAAACTGTTACttaaaattcacaacaaagaACGAAACCAGTCAAGCCCTGTCTCGACAGCCGCCAATCTGTTCCAGCGAAAGCGTAAATATTACCATCGTAGAACCTCGAAATCATCGTCGTCACTAGTGCCTGTCTCCCAGACTGGCACACCCGCAACACATTCCGCGCCATCGTCATCCTTTCCGTCGGCGCCCGTGACGTCATCCGCTGGTGTTCCATCGTCTCGTGCAGTCTCTTCGGAAACGAACGAGTCCAGCTCGATTGGCATAGCGTCATCTTCGACGATCTACGGTGGAAACTATACGACATCGGTGCAATGCTCAACCGACCGCTGGCCTCTACTGCAACGGAACATCCAGTCTTCTTCATGCAGTTTCGCTAGCAATTCAAGAT CTGGCCGCAACAACCAGAACCGGAGCTTACCTTCGACGGTACCATCCACTCTGCGCCAGGAACGTTACTTCATCTACGGGGccctgattttttttgccatcattGGATTCTCGTCGGCAATTTATGTCATTATCAATCAGACGCGCACGGCTAATGACCTGACGCCATCGCAAGACATTAACTTCGATCGTAACTATGATTCGCGAACCA TACCGACCCTTGGAAACAGTCACATGATCATCGACCGCCGAAACTGGGGTTCCCAGGATGATGTTTCCGCATCCGTTCAACTTAAACGACCCATTTCGTATGTTATCGTAACTCACATTGGCGTTAGTTCGAAGGCGTGCACAGACGTGTACCAGTGCTCAAACAAGTTACGAATCCTGCAGGATGCGGCCATCGGCGAAAGACATCTACCAGACCTGCCGAGCAACTTCTAT ATCGGGGGCGATGGAAACGTTTACGTTGGACGCGGTTGGAGGATAGCTAACTCGTACCACAATCGTACACTATCGGTTTGCTTTATGGGAGACTACAATCGCTACGACGTCAATGATTCTCAGATTTCTGCCCTGCAACACTTGCTCACTTACGGTGTCGTACAGAATTCCCTCGCTACAGACTACAAACTCGTGGGACGCCAGCAG ACAAAGAACACAACGAGCCCGGGAAGTTTACTGTACGCCAAAATTGTACGCCTGTCTCGCTGGGATCCGTGTGGCACTCAAGGATATTCTCACTGTGGAGCTGAACTGGGATATCCCGCTGTTTGGGACGAAGAAAGGCTCCTTaataaacggaacggaatcacAATTCACATGGTCGGCACCCGAAAAACAACTGAAGAGGAATGA
- the LOC131215422 gene encoding peptidoglycan-recognition protein LA-like — MFYYGQNNQSNLLLPNNTNSVKYERYIVYSVILLFVAAALVISCYFLYKSLPVREEPNDQGTIFGNNYVSHTIPNLGNGHMLIDRNNWGAQQGVQGKYELVPPIPYVLITHIGVHSRQCMNVHTCSIQMRTLQDAAIAEKNLQDIQSNFYLGGDGNVYVGRGWNRANAYSMRTLAICFMGDYGRYEPNEDQFSALEHLLTYGETHGLLTQDFRLVAHSQTRFTRSPGIKLYEKIIKLPRWNPCGTPGYEHCGLEIGLPKVWDLEYGKPEVSFTSNGTVEATSTVGYSNVNMFPKTSFDSEATE, encoded by the exons atgttttatt ATGGACAGAACAATCAAAGCAATCTTTTGCTGCCgaacaacacaaacagcgTAAAGTACGAGCGGTATATCGTTTAcagtgtcatcctgctatttGTCGCAGCAGCTTTGGTCATTTCGTGCTACTTTCTCTACAAGTCGCTTCCTGTCCGCGAAGAGCCCAATGATCAAGGAACCATTTTTGGTAACAATTATGTCTCGCACACTA TCCCAAATCTGGGCAATGGACACATGCTCATTGACCGCAACAACTGGGGAGCACAGCAAGGAGTGCAGGGGAAGTACGAACTGGTTCCCCCGATTCCCTACGTTTTGATCACACACATCGGAGTGCACTCGCGGCAGTGCATGAATGTGCACACTTGCTCCATCCAGATGAGAACCCTCCAAGATGCCGCTATCGCCGAAAAGAACCTTCAAGACATACAAAGTAATTTTTAC CTTGGTGGAGACGGCAATGTCTACGTTGGACGTGGCTGGAATAGGGCGAATGCGTACTCCATGCGTACTCTGGCGATTTGCTTCATGGGCGATTATGGCCGCTACGAGCCAAACGAAGATCAGTTTTCAGCTCTAGAACATCTTCTTACATATGGAGAAACGCACGGTCTATTGACACAAGACTTTCGGCTAGTTGCTCATAGTCAG ACACGGTTCACTCGCAGTCCAGGCATTAAACTGtacgaaaaaataatcaaacttCCACGATGGAATCCTTGTGGAACCCCAGGATATGAACACTGCGGCCTAGAGATCGGTTTGCCAAAGGTTTGGGACCTAGAGTATGGTAAACCAGAGGTTTCCTTTACCAGCAATGGTACGGTCGAG